The genomic stretch AGGTCTGGCTGACAGAGAAGGGGAAAGAACTATATCTGCATTTAAGAAGTTATCTGGTTATGTTAGAAGAAGTTATCGTTCAGGGAATGACGGAAGAAGAGAAAGATATGTTTCGGCTTCTGCTTAAAAAGAGCATTCAGAATGTAGAGACTTTTATGAAATAGCAGGAAGGAGAATGTCAATGTATAAGAAAATACTTGGCTGTGTTGGTGAATATAAGAAATACACCATTTTGACACCGCTGGTTATGATCGGGGAAGTAATAATGGAAATTCTCATCCCTTTTGTTATGGCCAGCATGATTGATAAAGGTATATTGGGAGATGGGGGTATCAGCTATATTGTTAAGATGGGAGCGCTTATGGTAGTTATGGCTCTTATCTCCTTAAATTTCGGAAGGATGGGAGCAAAATTTGGAGCGAAGGCGGGTATGGGCTTTGCCAAGAATTTAAGAAAGACTATGTTTGACAAGGTGCAGGATTTTTCCTTTGCAAATGTGGATAAGTATTCTACCTCATCGCTGATCACAAGACTTACGACAGACGTAACAAATACACAGAATGCATTTATGATGATTATCCGTATGGCAGCCCGGGCTCCGGTAATGCTTATTGGAGCAACCATAATGGCTGTTATCATTAACAGAAGCCTGTCAGTGGTATTCCTGGTAGCCGTTCCTCTTCTAGGAATAGCACTTGGAATTATTCTGGTGAAAGCGCATCCAAGATTTGTAGCTATGCTTGGGCTGTACGACCGAATGAACGGAGACGTACAGGAGAACCTGACTGGTATCCGCGTGGTGAAAGCTTTTGTCAGGGAGCCGCAGGAAATAAAGAAATTTGAAGCTTCTGCGGATGCTGTTAGAAAAGCTCAGATTTTTGCTGAGAAGCTGATTATATTAAACGGCCCTATCATGCAGTTAAGTATGTATGGCTGTATGATAGCCATTCTTTGGTTTGGCGGAAATATGGTTATTGACGGTCAGTTTGAACTTGGTCAGTTATCAAGCTTTATCAGTTATATCTCACAGATTCTAATCTCACTTATGTTAATTTCCATGATATTTATTATGGTTGTAATCTCACGAGCTTCCATGACACGTATTTATGAAGTCCTGTCAGAAGAGATAGACCTTACAGATACAGGGGCTGATAAGGAGTTAAAGGTTGCTGACGGTTCCATAGAATTTAAGAATGTATCCTTTAGTTATTCCAGGGATAAAGAGAATACTACTCTTTCAGGCGCTAACTTTACCATTAAACCCGGTGAGACCATCGGTATCATTGGAGGCACCGGTTCATCAAAAACTACTCTGGTACAGCTTATTCCCAGACTTTACGATGTGCTGTCGGGAGAAATTTTAGTTGGCGGAAGGAATGTAAAAGACTATACCTTAGAGCATCTGAGAAGTGAAGTAGCTATGGTATTACAAAAAAATGTGTTATTTTCCGGTACCATCATTGACAATTTGAGATGGGGTAACAAGGAAGCGACAAAAGAAGAAATAATGGAAGCCTGTAAGGCAGCACAAGCCCATGATTTTATTTCCGCCTTCCCCGAGGGTTACGATACCTGGCTGGGTCAGGGTGGTGTCAATGTGTCGGGTGGACAGAAACAGCGGTTATGTATTGCAAGGGCGTTACTTAAGAATCCTAAAATAATTATTCTGGATGACTCCACAAGTGCGGTCGATACGGCAACGGATAAGAAAATAAGAGATGCTTTAAAGAGTAAGCTAAAGAATACTACAACTATAATCATTGCACAGAGAATCTCATCC from Anaerocolumna sp. AGMB13020 encodes the following:
- a CDS encoding ABC transporter ATP-binding protein; its protein translation is MYKKILGCVGEYKKYTILTPLVMIGEVIMEILIPFVMASMIDKGILGDGGISYIVKMGALMVVMALISLNFGRMGAKFGAKAGMGFAKNLRKTMFDKVQDFSFANVDKYSTSSLITRLTTDVTNTQNAFMMIIRMAARAPVMLIGATIMAVIINRSLSVVFLVAVPLLGIALGIILVKAHPRFVAMLGLYDRMNGDVQENLTGIRVVKAFVREPQEIKKFEASADAVRKAQIFAEKLIILNGPIMQLSMYGCMIAILWFGGNMVIDGQFELGQLSSFISYISQILISLMLISMIFIMVVISRASMTRIYEVLSEEIDLTDTGADKELKVADGSIEFKNVSFSYSRDKENTTLSGANFTIKPGETIGIIGGTGSSKTTLVQLIPRLYDVLSGEILVGGRNVKDYTLEHLRSEVAMVLQKNVLFSGTIIDNLRWGNKEATKEEIMEACKAAQAHDFISAFPEGYDTWLGQGGVNVSGGQKQRLCIARALLKNPKIIILDDSTSAVDTATDKKIRDALKSKLKNTTTIIIAQRISSVSEADRVLVLDDGEVNAFDTPKALMETNAIYKEVYESQQKGA